The genomic interval TCTGCTGGAGAGGCGGCATGAAGACTGACAAACCATTGAATTGGAAGGGCGATCGGTATCCACACCAGCCCCAAAATCAGGACAAAAACAGTGAGCCTGATGGGCGCTGGATAACGAGATAACTTTGACAGGTCAATCCCCATCTACTCATCCGGCTCGATCGTGCTGCTCAAGCCGTGTCCTTTTAGCGTTTCACAGTAGAACTCCGCGTGTTCCTGGGCACAGGTGATTACCAGTGCCAGCCCATTGGTATGCGCTTCCATCATAATGTCAACGGCTTGGGGTTGGGTCAAACTGGGAACCGTTTGCAGCAAAACCTGAACGACATATTCCATCGGGTTGTAGTCATCGTTATGCAGCAAAACCCGATACCGGGGCGCAATTTTTCTGACCGTTGAACGCTGTTCAAGGGTTTCGACAGACATCGCTCTAACCTCTCCGTGAGCTATCTACAGGTATTTACAAGGCTGGTAGCCCTCCGTCCGGGGGCGTTAGAACCGAAATAACTCCCCAAAAAAGCATCGGATTAACTCTCAAAACCGCAGTTGATCCACCACTTTGGCTAAATTTTGGGTTTTATGCTGGAAATCGAGTTAAGGAGGGGCGATTGCCAGACAGCATTTACATTGCTTAACTTCCTTTATACCACTCAATCTAGAATCCGACTAATCCCTGGAAGATTTTTAGTGAGGAATAGGCGGAATGGGGAGTAGGGGGTCAGAGGTCAAACCCCAATCCCTGATGACCGATTATCAATCACGACTGACCACCGACCGAATTCATCATTCCCAACT from Kovacikia minuta CCNUW1 carries:
- the clpS gene encoding ATP-dependent Clp protease adapter ClpS produces the protein MSVETLEQRSTVRKIAPRYRVLLHNDDYNPMEYVVQVLLQTVPSLTQPQAVDIMMEAHTNGLALVITCAQEHAEFYCETLKGHGLSSTIEPDE